One genomic window of Sphingomonas sp. C3-2 includes the following:
- a CDS encoding MarR family transcriptional regulator, with the protein MGIDVIEDEMESGLIDSEANIGPLRNYIGFHLRRAQDVSFQAFSRRVDSSDLNAGHFTILAIIQENPGLNQTALSLATGRDKSTLTPALKGLEAQGYVARTRSTTDRRAYHLGLTPEGESYLARLKVHALAHDKLLDEIVGDFHKPLLIHLLERIVEGLGKPEINGDDD; encoded by the coding sequence ATGGGGATTGATGTCATCGAAGACGAGATGGAATCCGGTCTGATCGATAGCGAAGCGAATATAGGTCCGCTGCGCAACTATATTGGCTTCCATTTGCGCCGCGCCCAGGATGTTTCCTTCCAGGCTTTTTCGCGCCGCGTCGACAGCAGCGACCTGAATGCGGGCCATTTCACGATTCTCGCGATCATTCAGGAGAATCCGGGGCTCAACCAGACCGCGCTCAGCCTCGCCACCGGCCGCGACAAATCGACGCTCACGCCCGCGCTCAAAGGGCTCGAGGCGCAGGGCTATGTCGCGCGCACCCGGTCCACCACCGATCGCCGCGCCTATCATCTCGGCCTCACGCCCGAGGGCGAATCCTATCTCGCCCGGCTCAAGGTCCATGCCCTCGCGCACGACAAGCTGCTCGACGAGATCGTCGGTGATTTCCACAAGCCGCTGCTCATCCACCTGCTCGAACGCATCGTTGAAGGGCTGGGCAAGCCCGAAATCAACGGCGACGACGACTAA
- a CDS encoding HAD family hydrolase, translating into MARSMIALSGIRSVFFDFDGVIVDSVDTKIDAFGALYRPFGAHVENAVRDYQRAVPGETRFDKIPRFHRELLGIELSPAEVTQWCDRLSDLVCAQVIAAPLLPDVPDVLRCLQARGIAMHIVSGTPENELRHIVDAKGLAPWFRTVRGSPAKKARIVREICAADGLSPDECLFIGDAMTDHDCARECATAFLGVATDGTHPFPPGTVVVDRLGEALPTRHLVGNTAPHPMAARYA; encoded by the coding sequence ATGGCCCGCAGCATGATCGCGCTGTCGGGCATCCGCTCGGTCTTCTTCGATTTTGACGGCGTCATCGTCGATTCGGTCGATACCAAGATCGACGCTTTCGGCGCGCTGTACCGCCCCTTCGGCGCGCATGTCGAAAATGCCGTGCGCGATTATCAGCGCGCGGTGCCCGGCGAAACGCGCTTCGACAAGATCCCGCGCTTTCACCGCGAACTGCTGGGGATCGAGCTTTCGCCGGCCGAGGTAACACAGTGGTGCGACCGGCTTTCCGATCTGGTCTGCGCACAGGTGATCGCCGCGCCGCTGCTCCCCGATGTGCCGGACGTTCTGCGTTGTCTTCAGGCCCGCGGCATCGCGATGCACATCGTCTCGGGCACGCCGGAAAACGAGCTTCGCCATATCGTCGATGCCAAGGGGCTTGCCCCCTGGTTCCGCACGGTGCGCGGATCGCCCGCGAAAAAGGCGCGCATCGTGCGCGAGATCTGCGCGGCCGATGGCCTGTCGCCCGACGAATGCCTGTTCATCGGCGACGCGATGACCGATCATGACTGCGCCCGCGAGTGCGCCACCGCGTTTCTGGGCGTGGCAACCGATGGAACGCACCCCTTCCCGCCCGGCACGGTTGTGGTCGACCGGCTGGGCGAAGCGCTGCCGACCCGGCATCTTGTCGGCAACACGGCCCCCCACCCCATGGCGGCCCGCTACGCCTGA
- a CDS encoding S41 family peptidase, with amino-acid sequence MAMRGIGAALGVLAMLSGCGGGGSDSAGGGSIITGPGTPPTSPSATCSLKARQDWVAGQLREWYLFADTLPASLDPAPYRTVDDYIDALTATARSQGRDRYFTYLTSIAEEDAYYQSGSSAGFGFRLLYDTSAGRVYVAESYEGTPALNGGVDRGAEIVAIGASTANLRTVSDIMASGGAQGVVDALGPSSVGTARVLRVADASGTRTVTLTKTDYSLTPVSSRYGARILDDGGRKVGYVNLRTFIDTADPALREAFQGFRTAGVTEIIVDLRYNGGGLVSIGELLGDLMGGNRFASDIFSYTSFRPEKSAYNETRNFQPQAQSIAPTRVAFIGTGGTASASEMVINAFIPYLRANAALIGTNTYGKPVGQIALDLSACDDRLRVIAFAVENAARNADYFGGLAGSMDVSCRAPDDLTHPLGDPQEASIRQALDFLAGRSCTPVTTGRSARAVATTAPRELLSPLRPDTTQRETPGTF; translated from the coding sequence ATGGCAATGCGGGGGATCGGCGCGGCACTGGGTGTGCTCGCGATGTTGTCGGGCTGTGGCGGCGGGGGAAGCGACAGCGCCGGCGGCGGCAGCATCATCACCGGCCCCGGCACGCCGCCGACCTCGCCCTCCGCCACCTGTTCGCTCAAGGCCCGACAGGATTGGGTCGCCGGGCAACTCCGCGAATGGTATCTGTTCGCCGACACGCTGCCCGCCTCGCTCGACCCCGCCCCCTATCGCACGGTCGACGACTATATCGACGCGCTCACCGCCACCGCGCGCTCGCAGGGGCGCGATCGCTATTTCACCTATCTCACCTCAATCGCCGAGGAAGACGCCTATTACCAGTCCGGGTCGAGCGCGGGCTTCGGCTTCCGCCTGCTTTACGACACGTCCGCAGGGCGGGTGTACGTTGCCGAAAGCTATGAGGGCACGCCCGCGCTGAACGGCGGTGTCGATCGCGGCGCTGAAATCGTCGCGATCGGGGCGAGCACGGCCAATCTACGCACCGTATCGGATATCATGGCAAGCGGCGGCGCGCAGGGCGTGGTCGATGCGCTCGGCCCGTCGTCCGTCGGCACCGCGCGCGTGCTCCGGGTCGCCGATGCCTCGGGCACGCGGACGGTGACGCTCACCAAGACGGACTATAGCCTAACCCCGGTGTCCAGCCGCTACGGCGCGCGCATCCTCGACGATGGCGGGCGCAAGGTCGGCTATGTCAATCTGCGCACCTTTATCGACACCGCCGATCCCGCGCTGCGTGAAGCGTTTCAGGGGTTCCGCACCGCCGGCGTCACCGAGATCATCGTCGACCTGCGCTACAATGGCGGCGGACTTGTCTCGATCGGCGAACTGCTGGGCGATCTGATGGGGGGCAACCGCTTCGCCTCCGATATCTTCTCGTACACCAGCTTCCGCCCCGAAAAATCGGCCTATAACGAAACGCGCAATTTCCAGCCGCAGGCACAGTCGATCGCGCCGACGCGCGTCGCCTTTATCGGCACCGGCGGCACCGCCTCGGCCAGCGAGATGGTGATCAACGCCTTCATCCCCTATCTGCGCGCCAATGCCGCGCTGATCGGCACCAACACCTATGGCAAGCCCGTGGGGCAGATCGCGCTCGATCTCAGCGCCTGTGACGATCGGCTGCGCGTCATCGCCTTCGCGGTCGAGAATGCCGCGCGCAACGCCGATTATTTTGGCGGCCTGGCCGGGTCGATGGATGTCAGCTGCCGCGCGCCCGATGATCTGACCCACCCGCTCGGCGACCCGCAGGAAGCCTCGATCCGCCAGGCGCTCGATTTCCTCGCCGGGCGCAGCTGCACGCCGGTCACCACCGGGAGAAGCGCGCGTGCCGTCGCCACCACCGCGCCGCGCGAACTGCTCAGCCCGTTGCGGCCCGACACTACCCAGCGCGAAACGCCGGGGACGTTCTGA
- a CDS encoding OsmC family protein: protein MTTNSASARYEGLGKAGKGSITTKSGVLSEQPYGFGTRFEGQPGTNPEELIAAAHASCFTMATSFALAAAGHADGTLDTRCTVTLDKDGAGFKVTKSELALTAQIPGISEGDFNRIADEAKANCPISKLLNCDITLEKTLTG from the coding sequence ATGACGACCAACAGTGCATCCGCCCGCTATGAAGGGCTCGGCAAGGCGGGCAAGGGCAGCATCACGACGAAATCGGGGGTTTTGTCCGAACAGCCTTATGGCTTCGGCACCCGGTTCGAGGGGCAGCCCGGCACCAACCCCGAGGAACTGATCGCCGCCGCCCATGCCAGTTGCTTCACCATGGCCACCAGCTTCGCGCTTGCGGCGGCAGGCCATGCCGACGGCACGCTCGACACGCGCTGCACCGTCACGCTCGACAAGGACGGCGCGGGCTTCAAGGTCACCAAATCCGAGCTGGCGCTCACCGCCCAGATACCGGGCATCTCGGAAGGCGATTTCAACCGCATCGCTGACGAAGCCAAGGCGAACTGCCCGATCTCCAAGCTGCTCAACTGCGACATCACGCTCGAAAAAACACTCACGGGCTAA
- a CDS encoding 2'-5' RNA ligase family protein: MPDQREAFRISAWAEAGLGSGWNFVRADRQHMTLGITNDYERPPFELHEKLFRAGDMVAASPVAVELDQLAVGGERAMLRPRHVNAPLKALQRAIAEAMAAMGAPMRAGWRFAPHLTLGFAARETAGRAAPPPRPISAFGWQACEFVLVRSLIGQTRHLILRRWPLMAARSPQYELF, from the coding sequence ATGCCTGACCAGCGCGAGGCCTTCCGCATTTCGGCTTGGGCGGAAGCTGGGCTCGGCTCAGGCTGGAATTTCGTGCGTGCCGATCGGCAGCATATGACGCTGGGCATCACCAATGATTATGAGCGCCCGCCCTTCGAGCTTCATGAAAAGCTGTTCCGCGCGGGTGATATGGTGGCGGCGTCGCCGGTGGCGGTGGAACTCGATCAACTGGCGGTGGGCGGGGAGCGGGCAATGCTCCGCCCGCGGCATGTAAACGCTCCGCTCAAGGCGTTGCAGCGTGCGATCGCGGAGGCGATGGCGGCGATGGGCGCGCCGATGCGTGCGGGCTGGCGCTTTGCGCCGCACCTGACGCTTGGCTTTGCTGCGCGGGAGACGGCTGGGAGGGCTGCCCCACCGCCGCGCCCGATAAGTGCCTTTGGCTGGCAGGCATGCGAGTTCGTTCTGGTGCGTAGCCTGATCGGGCAGACCCGGCATCTCATCCTGCGGCGCTGGCCGCTGATGGCGGCCCGCTCGCCGCAATATGAGCTGTTCTGA
- a CDS encoding TonB-dependent receptor plug domain-containing protein encodes MYPVVTRRVSVSLLALAAALLPVQAHADEGGDIIVTGAGLESPIGDAAYDIIGIDRARLTGSASGRIEDVLRDVAGLQQFRRSDSRGAHPTSQGVTLRGLGGNASSRALVILDGVPQSDPFGGWVSWPAFAPGRLERAQVTRGGGSGAAGPGALAGVIELFSAGPDTLGRVNAGIAYGSRDSLAADATLAARLGGGFVTLGADYARGDGYIPVTRDSRGPADRAAPYEQASVALRAVVPVGETTELQANMTGFTDRRERGLAFSDNGNDGADASMRLVGRGAWGWSALGYVQFRRFTSMTASVNAGRVTANPVLDQYNVPSTGLGARVELRPPLGEDIELRLGSDWRRVDGRTKEFYQFANGVPARMRDAGGQSDTLGGFAELSAVLGGGLTLTGGGRIDRWWITGGALEEGAIGTGIFTRTNYADRAGWEPTGRLGLAYAADDSLTLRGAIYRGWRLPTLNELYRPFRAGADATGANAALKPETLWGYEAGFDWRPAESGRISVTAFDNRLHDAIANVTVARGPGTFPGVGFVSAAGSYRQRRNLDRVRARGVEVDGALTLAAFRLSASYAYTHSRVRADGLAAALDGLRPAQTPAHMASATAGWERKDGLGAALTLRYVSDQYENDLGTLMLGDALTLDARAAVPVMRGVLIEARAENLTGARVEATRSSDNVVERTSPRTLWLGVRFSGL; translated from the coding sequence ATGTACCCTGTTGTGACCCGCCGGGTTTCGGTCTCCCTCCTGGCCCTTGCCGCCGCGCTGCTGCCCGTTCAGGCCCATGCCGACGAGGGCGGCGATATCATTGTGACCGGCGCCGGGCTGGAGAGCCCGATCGGCGATGCCGCCTATGACATTATCGGGATCGATCGGGCGCGGCTGACCGGCAGCGCGAGCGGGCGGATCGAGGATGTGCTGCGCGACGTGGCCGGGCTGCAGCAGTTCCGCCGATCGGACAGCCGCGGCGCGCATCCCACCAGCCAGGGCGTGACGCTCCGCGGGCTGGGAGGCAATGCGTCGAGCCGCGCACTCGTTATCCTCGACGGGGTGCCGCAGAGCGATCCCTTTGGCGGTTGGGTAAGCTGGCCCGCCTTTGCTCCCGGCCGGCTCGAGCGCGCGCAGGTGACGCGCGGGGGCGGCAGCGGCGCGGCCGGGCCCGGCGCGCTGGCGGGCGTGATCGAACTGTTCAGCGCGGGGCCCGATACGCTGGGGCGGGTGAATGCGGGCATCGCCTATGGCAGCCGCGATTCCCTGGCGGCCGACGCGACGCTAGCGGCGCGGCTGGGCGGTGGCTTTGTGACTCTTGGCGCCGATTATGCGCGCGGCGATGGCTATATTCCCGTGACGCGCGACAGCCGCGGGCCGGCAGACCGCGCGGCCCCCTATGAGCAGGCGAGCGTTGCGCTGCGCGCGGTGGTGCCGGTGGGCGAGACGACCGAGCTGCAGGCGAACATGACGGGCTTTACCGACCGGCGCGAACGCGGGCTGGCCTTTAGCGACAATGGCAATGACGGCGCCGATGCGAGCATGCGGCTGGTGGGGCGCGGTGCATGGGGATGGTCTGCGCTGGGCTATGTCCAGTTCCGCCGCTTCACGAGCATGACCGCGAGCGTCAATGCCGGGCGGGTGACCGCAAACCCGGTGCTGGACCAGTATAATGTCCCCTCCACCGGGCTGGGCGCACGCGTCGAGCTGCGCCCGCCACTGGGCGAGGATATCGAATTGCGGTTGGGGAGTGACTGGCGCCGCGTCGACGGGCGCACCAAGGAATTCTACCAGTTTGCAAACGGCGTGCCGGCGCGGATGCGCGATGCGGGTGGCCAGTCCGACACGCTGGGCGGCTTTGCCGAACTGTCCGCCGTGCTGGGCGGGGGGCTGACGCTGACCGGCGGCGGGCGGATCGACCGCTGGTGGATTACGGGCGGCGCGCTGGAAGAAGGCGCGATCGGTACCGGCATCTTCACGCGGACGAATTATGCCGATCGCGCGGGCTGGGAGCCGACCGGGCGGCTGGGGCTGGCCTATGCGGCGGATGACAGCCTGACGCTGCGCGGTGCGATCTATCGCGGCTGGCGGCTGCCGACGCTCAATGAGCTTTATCGCCCGTTTCGTGCGGGGGCGGACGCGACCGGCGCCAACGCCGCGCTGAAGCCCGAGACGCTCTGGGGTTATGAGGCCGGGTTCGACTGGCGCCCCGCCGAAAGCGGGCGGATCAGCGTCACCGCATTCGACAACCGGCTGCACGATGCGATCGCCAACGTCACCGTGGCGCGCGGCCCGGGAACCTTCCCGGGTGTGGGCTTCGTCTCGGCGGCGGGCAGCTATCGCCAGCGCCGCAACCTCGACCGGGTGCGTGCCCGCGGGGTTGAGGTAGACGGCGCGCTGACGCTGGCCGCGTTCCGGCTTTCGGCATCCTATGCCTATACGCATAGCCGCGTGCGCGCCGACGGGCTGGCGGCCGCGCTCGATGGCTTGCGCCCCGCGCAGACGCCCGCGCACATGGCCTCGGCGACCGCGGGCTGGGAACGCAAGGACGGGCTCGGCGCCGCGCTGACGCTGCGCTATGTTTCCGACCAGTATGAAAACGACCTTGGCACGCTGATGCTCGGCGATGCGCTGACGCTTGACGCGCGCGCGGCGGTGCCGGTGATGCGCGGCGTGCTGATCGAGGCGCGGGCGGAGAACCTGACCGGTGCGCGGGTGGAGGCAACGCGCAGCAGCGACAATGTGGTCGAGCGGACGAGCCCGCGCACCTTGTGGCTGGGGGTGCGTTTTTCGGGGCTGTGA